A stretch of DNA from Leisingera sp. NJS204:
TGGCACTGGATCAGGAGCGCTCCGATGCCGCGATGGTTTTCAACTGACGTCAAAAGGCCGTTTCTCGCCCTCCTGATCCTCAGCCTGCTGGCCTATCTGTTCTGGACCGGCTCGCGCTATCCGGCGCTGAATGAAAAGCTGATGATGTCCGGGGCGATCCAGCTCGAGGACCCCTTAAGTTTTGAGGCGCATTTCCCGCTGACCGCAGCGATGGGCACGCTGGAGCGGATTTTCTACACCACCCTGAACTGGCTGCACACCAACCGGCAGGGCATGACCTTCGGCATTCTGTTTGCGGCCGGCTTCATGACCCTCTTGGGCACTCTGCAGCAGCGCAGCTTCCGCGGCGGTTTTGCCAATGCAGCACTGGGGCTGGCGGTCGGGGCGCCTTTGGGGGTCTGCGCCAATTGCGCAGCACCGGTCGGGCGCGGGCTTTATGCAGCCGGGATGCGGGCTGAAACCGCGCTGGCGGCAATGGTCGCCTCGCCGTCGCTGAATGTCGTGGTGCTGTCGATGATGTTCAGCCTGCTGCCCGCCTATATGGCGCTGGCCAAGATCGGTATCAGCCTGCTGGTGATCCTGGGCGCGGTGCCGCTGATCTGCCGCTACACGCTGCCCCGGCAGGCCGCCGCCGCAGAGGTTCCGGCGCCAACGCCCTGGTCCGCTGCGGAGCTGGCCGCAAAAGCGCCGCGCGAAAGCCTGGCAGCAGCCCTGGCCGCCGTAGCGCGCGCCTATGCCGCCAATCTGTGGCAGATCCTCCGTCTCACGGTGCCTTTGATGCTGGCCGCCGGGCTTTTGGGCGCCACCGTGGCGACGCTTTTGCCGCCGGATCTGATCACCGGGCTGGGTTTTGGCCTGACAGCACTGGTGCTGATCACCCTGGCCGGGCTGTTCCTGCCGGTGCCGATGGCCTTTGACGCGGTGCTGACCGGGGCGCTGCTGGCCGCCGGGCTGCCGCATGGCTATGTGATGGCGCTGCTGGTGACCCTGGGCAGTTTCTCGGTCTATTCCTTTCTGATCATCCGCCAGAGCCTGGGGCTGCGCGCGGCCGCGCTGATGGCGGCGGCGCTGGCCGGGCTCGGCATCCTGGCCGGGGTTGCAGCCCAAGGCTATCATGGCTGGCAAAGCCGCCAGGCGCTGGAGCTTCTCCTGCAGAGCGAAGCCCCTGCCCCGGTTTCTGCGCCGGTCCAGGCCGCGCTGTGGGGCGCCGCCCAGGCGGCCACGCTGGACGGTGTGCCGCGGGCCATCAGCCCGGATGCCGCCCGCATCACCGTCACCGCCGTGCCCTTTGCGCCGCCCTCGCCGCCGGCAGAAACCGGCTTTACCCGGATGGAGGCCGCTGCCGCGGGCATTGATAAGCCGCTGGAATTCGGCATGCGCGACATGTGGCCGCCGTTCTGGGAAGGCCGCAGCCTGGCGGCGGGCGATATCGACAATGACGGCGACCTGGATCTGGCAATCGCCTCCACCGAGGCGGGCCTCTATCTTTATGAAAACAACGGCCAGGGGCAGTTCTCCCGGATCAAAGCTGACCTCGGGCCGCTGGCGCAGGCCCCCGTCTTCAACGCCGCCCTCGCCGATATCGACAATGACGGCTGGAGCGACCTGTTCCTGGCCAGCTACCTGCAGGGCAACTACTGGTGGCGCAATGTGCAGGGGCAGTTCGGCGCGGAGCCGCCCCGCCCGGTGCAGAACCGCGCCGATGCGCCGCTGACCATGGCGCTCAGCTTTGCCGATGCTGATGGCGACGGCACTTTGGATGCGGCCCTGGGCAATTGGGCGGCGGGCTGGTACCGGCGCATTCCCGGCGAGGAAGCGCGCAACCGGGTGCTGTGGAACCGGGACGGCCGGCTGACCGGCGGGATCTATACCGATCTGCCCGGCATTCCCGGCGAGACCCTGTCAATCCTGTTCAGCGATTTCGACGGCAATGGCACCCCGGACCTGATTGCCGGCAATGATTTCGATATCCCGGATTACTTTTACCGCGGCGACGGCAAGGGCGGGCTGGAAATGCTGAGCCAGCCGGAAGGGCTGATCCCGCATACCACCACTACCACGATGGCGGTGAAGACCGCCGATCTGTTCAACACCGGCACGCCCGCGCTCTATCTGGCGCAGATCGCCGGGCGGTCCTCCGGGGTCTCGGACACCCTGAAGATGCAGCCGCTGGCGCAGTATTGCGATGCCATCGCTGATCCCGCAGCCAAGGCGCTCTGCGCACAGAACATGGCAATCAAATCCTGGTACAAGACCGGCAACAATTTCGATCCCGCCTATGCCGGGCGCTGCCAGGCAATGGCGGGGCAGGCCCAGGCCGATTGCAAGGCGATGCTGATCAAGGATCTGGCGATCCAGAAGCGCGACCCCTCGGTCTGCGCGCTGATCCCCGCCGCGCAGGAGATCCCGCGCGCCTATTGCGAGCTGCACTTTAAACCGTCCCGCCGCCCCACGGCTGCGGAAATCGCCCTCACCCACCCGCAGATCCTGCGCTCCAATGTGCTGCTGGAATGGCAGGGGGCCGCGTTTGCCGATACCGCTGAGGCGCGCGGCCTGGATGTCGGCGGCTGGAGCTGGGATACCAAGATCGCCGATTTCGATCAGGACGGCTGGCTGGATGTCTATATCGTCAATGGCACCTGGGTGCCCAATGAGGTCTCGCCCTCCAACCTGTTTTTCCGCAATACCGGCACCGGGGCGGGCGCGCGGCGTTTTGAGGAAATGTCCGGCCCCTTCGGGCTGGAGGATTACCTGATGACGGCCGCCGCGGTGCAGTTCGATATGGATGGCGATGGCGATCCGGACCTGCTGACCCATCCGGTGAACGGGCCGCTGGTATTGTTCCGCAACAACAGCCAGAACGCCGCGATCGCCTTTCAACTGGAGGATCTGGCAGGCAACCGGGCGGCCATTGGCGCCCGCATCCGGCTGACCGCTGCGGACGGCAGCATTCAGACGCGGGAATTGCAGCTGGGCGGCGGCTTCATGAGCTTTGACGCGCCGCGGGCGCATTTCGGCCTGGCCCAGGCCGCCAGCGCCGCAGGCGCCCGCATCCGCTGGCCGGACGGAACCGAAACGGAACTGGCAGGGCCGCTGGCAGCAGGTCATTTGTACCGGATCCGCCGGCAATAGCCCCGCTGCCCCGCGCCTCAACCCTGAGGGGATAAAAGACGGCACGCCAGAAGTGTGCAGATCTGCTACAGTCTCCGGAACTTTGGCTTTTTTTTCGATGCCAAGTTGTGGCGGTTTTCCGCCTGCCCTACCGTAAACCACGGCTTTCCGGCCTGGCAGCGGCCAGGGTTCGGGCCGGCATACCGGGCACATAATACTTTAGGACTTTTCATGATCAGCTTGCTGCACCGTTTTTCACGTCTGTTTTTTGCTGTCCTGCTTATCGCCGCCCCCGGTGCCGCCCTGGCACAGGCCACCTTCAGCGCACAGTTTTCCCCGGATTCGATATCCTCGGGCAATAATTCAACGCTGACCTTCACCATCACCGAAACTTCTGGCAGCCCCGCAAGCAGCCTCGCTTTCAGCGGCACCCTGCCCGCAGGCGTCACCATTGCCAGCGGCAGCCAAAGCAACAGCTGCGACGGCACATTCACCGCCACCGCCGGGGGCAGCAGCCTGTCGCTCAGCGACGGGCGGCTTGGCGGCAGCCAAAGCTGCACGGTCTCTGTGCCCGTCACCTCAAGCACGGTGGGCACCCATAGCTTTACCTCGGGGGATCTCACCTCCTCCCAGGGCAACAGCGGCACCGCCGCCGATGATCTGGCCGTCACCGCCGCCAGCGGCACCGGCTACTCCAAATCCTTCAGCTCTGCTGCGGTGGATCCCGGCAGCACCTCGACGCTGACCTACACCTTTGATGTTACTGTTGCGGCCAGCCCCAGTTTTTCCGACTACCGGGATCCCGCGTTCAGCGAAACGCTGCCTGCGGGGCTGAGCTTCCCCTCGCCGGCCACCACCAGCAGCTCCTGCGGCGGCACCCTCACAGTGGACCGGGACGCAGGCACCCTGGATTTCGACGGCCCGACCCTGACCACGGCCGGCACCACCAGCTGCACCATCACCGCGCTGATCCAGGCGGACACGCCGGGCAGCTACAGCCTGGAAAACGACCTGATCGTCCGCTCCGGGTTTGGCAGCACCATTTCCCAGGACACGGCCAGCGCCGGGCTGACCGTCAACAGCCCGCCCGCAGACAGCCTCGGGCTGATCAAGGTCTTTGATGTAACCCAGGCCAATGCCGGCGGCAGCGCCACCCTGGAGTTCACCCTCAGCAACACCAGCCGCAGCAGCAGCGCCGCCAATCTGGCCTTTAGCGATGACCTTGATGCCTTCCTGTCCGGCACCACATTTGCCAGCCTCAACAGCAACAGCT
This window harbors:
- a CDS encoding FG-GAP-like repeat-containing protein, which codes for MPRWFSTDVKRPFLALLILSLLAYLFWTGSRYPALNEKLMMSGAIQLEDPLSFEAHFPLTAAMGTLERIFYTTLNWLHTNRQGMTFGILFAAGFMTLLGTLQQRSFRGGFANAALGLAVGAPLGVCANCAAPVGRGLYAAGMRAETALAAMVASPSLNVVVLSMMFSLLPAYMALAKIGISLLVILGAVPLICRYTLPRQAAAAEVPAPTPWSAAELAAKAPRESLAAALAAVARAYAANLWQILRLTVPLMLAAGLLGATVATLLPPDLITGLGFGLTALVLITLAGLFLPVPMAFDAVLTGALLAAGLPHGYVMALLVTLGSFSVYSFLIIRQSLGLRAAALMAAALAGLGILAGVAAQGYHGWQSRQALELLLQSEAPAPVSAPVQAALWGAAQAATLDGVPRAISPDAARITVTAVPFAPPSPPAETGFTRMEAAAAGIDKPLEFGMRDMWPPFWEGRSLAAGDIDNDGDLDLAIASTEAGLYLYENNGQGQFSRIKADLGPLAQAPVFNAALADIDNDGWSDLFLASYLQGNYWWRNVQGQFGAEPPRPVQNRADAPLTMALSFADADGDGTLDAALGNWAAGWYRRIPGEEARNRVLWNRDGRLTGGIYTDLPGIPGETLSILFSDFDGNGTPDLIAGNDFDIPDYFYRGDGKGGLEMLSQPEGLIPHTTTTTMAVKTADLFNTGTPALYLAQIAGRSSGVSDTLKMQPLAQYCDAIADPAAKALCAQNMAIKSWYKTGNNFDPAYAGRCQAMAGQAQADCKAMLIKDLAIQKRDPSVCALIPAAQEIPRAYCELHFKPSRRPTAAEIALTHPQILRSNVLLEWQGAAFADTAEARGLDVGGWSWDTKIADFDQDGWLDVYIVNGTWVPNEVSPSNLFFRNTGTGAGARRFEEMSGPFGLEDYLMTAAAVQFDMDGDGDPDLLTHPVNGPLVLFRNNSQNAAIAFQLEDLAGNRAAIGARIRLTAADGSIQTRELQLGGGFMSFDAPRAHFGLAQAASAAGARIRWPDGTETELAGPLAAGHLYRIRRQ